The genome window CCCTGGTGGTTCTGGGACTGCCCAGCCTGCCTTGGGTGGTGAGAGGGTCCACCAGGTTTGCTTGGAGGCGGGCTTCTCTCCCCTGGGCCGTGGGGCCTGTCTGCAGCCTGTCCCTGTTTATGGTGGGCTTCCTTCGCCAGCAAATCAAGACAGGCCAATGAGCCTGgtgggagagggggcgggggcttTGTAGAAGATTCTGGAAGGGGCTGGTGAAAGGTCGGGAGTGAGCTGTCCCAGGGGCAGAGCGGGCAGGTCTCTGAGCAAGGTGAACGTGGGTGGAGCTGGCTCAGCTGGTGCTCCGTCGTGCGCAGTGCCTTTCCACAGCCACCCTCACATGCCCAGGCTGGGGTCCCAGGAAGGTCCAGCTCACACCTCAGCCACAGGGACGGCCGGGAGCCAACATGGAAGGCAGCCACAGGTGTCGCCTCACCCTTCTCGGGGTAGTAGCTGGCAGGCAGCCCAACCCACTCGGTGAGGAATGCAGAAGAGCGCCCATTCCACTCTATTTAATTGCAGTGTACAAAATGGTGTTTGTATATAGAATAAACTGTCTGTTGACAGTGTCTAGGCCAGCGTCTGTGtggtggggctgcagggagggggccCACCTTCCAGTGGGGGGGGGCCCCTCGGAGCAGGTGGAGCCACTGGAACTGAGCTCCGGGTCCCTCCTCACCCTCACTGGGCAGCCCCAGTTGATTCTACACAGGCCTGGAGCGGGTGGCAGGGCTGCTCGCCGGCGCCGTCCCCAAGCTGGGCAAGGAGCTCTCCGTGCCGCACCAGTGCTTGGCGGAGCCGCTCGCGTGCGCCCTCGATGTGTCGCTCCAGCTCCTCCAGCTCCCCAGGATGCGGGCCTTCCGAGGGCAGCTCCGTGGGCACGCGGCCATTGGGGCAGAACCGgatggggtcccccggcagcctGGCCTCACCCACGTCCACGTCTGGTGGGTCGGCAGCCACGGCTGGCTCCAGCAGGAAGCGCACGTGACGCTCCCTTGCCACAACCTGGTGCACCCGCGTCCAGCTTCCCGGGCCCGCGGGGGCAGCCAGCATGTCCCGCCGAGTCTCCTCAGGGTCCCTGGAGATGGGTGGGGCTGAGCAGCCGCATCCTACCCAcgaccctcctctgccctccaggcTTAGGGTGCCTGGGGAGGTCACGGGTGGTGTGGACCCAGTGGCTGGCTTGGGGGCAAGTGCCAgagctggtggggtggggagtgaccCCCCAGGGATGCTTACCTTGGCTCGGGCTCTGGCTCCTGTTCCTTGGGCGGCTCAGCGTTGAGGGCGCGATGGATTCTCTAGGAGCCAAGACAGAGGATGCATCGAGGTCGGGTCCGCGGGAGGCTGCCGTGCCCACCCACCTGTGTGGTTGCTCTCTCACCTGGCTGGTGTGCAGCCAATACTGCAGCCTGTTGCCCCTGCGGATGCGGGGCAGCGCCAGGTGGTAGCAGACGTGCTCGCCTAGCGAGCTGAGCAGAGCACTGCCCAGGCCCAGGCAAAGCAGCACAAAGAGCCCTGAGAAGTGGTGGATGCCCATCTGGAGGGTCTACAGGCAGGACACAGCACACAACCCTTCATGGTCATGGCAGACACTTGGGGagtcctggcctggggtggggtggaggtcaGAGGTTGGGCCAGACAGAAGGACCTGGGGCTGTGGAGCTGCACTGGAAGGCTAGCGCTCCATGTTCAGGACTCGGGTTTCATGGAAGAGGGGCCGCGCACTGGAGCTGAGGTTTCATGGGACAGATAGGAGTCCACAAAAGCAGGCCAATATGCACGAGCAGGGGTTGGCCACCTCAATGGGGGAGCAGGCAGGCCCAGGAACCCCAATGCCTACCCACCCCGCCGcgtcccaggccctgccccacctCTGTAACAGCGAGGATCCGCTTCCCACAAGGCACCATCTTGTACCACTTGTCATGCAGCAGGTCAATGAAGCCCGAGGACTTGTAGCGGCTGATGAACTCTGACAGGTTGGAGGTGAGTGGCGAATTCTGGGGGAGTCCAATGCCATAGCCTTGGGGAAATCGGGTGTTGGGTCGGGACCAAGCTAGACGCAGACCCAGAGGGGCTGTGCCCGCCTGAAGCCGGcagtggctccccactgccctaGGTTCACTGGTCCCAGGGGCCTCTCACCCTCGATGGCGAAAGGCTTGCCCACGGTCAGCAGCCTACAGTCGGCGTCGATGGACACCTCGTAATCCAGGAGCGCCTTGTCCATGATGAAGGCGTTGAGCCTGGGGGGGTCGCTCCTgcaggggcaggggcggggtgAGCGGGCCTGCGTCTCCCCGCCCCGCCTGGGTGGCCCACCCTGCGGCCGCCTCACTTGAGCATGGCGACGCCCTGCGGCGTGGTGGGCGCGCTGTGGCGCCGCATGTGCGCGTGCATCTCCGGGAAGCTCTTCTTGATGTAGGCCTCGGCGCTGCTCTCCCACACGGTGCCGAAGCGGAAGCCCTGGGCCAGGTGGTGCAGCTGCGGGCCAGCGCCGGGTCAGCGCGGGGCCGCCCCAACCGCTGCCCGgcacccccagcccagctctcTCCCCCAGCCTGGACCGCCCAGGCTGATGGCTCTCAACCAGCCTCTCCCCTAGTCTGACTGAAGTGGACGGGGGGGTGGGGGTCCCCTGGGCATGGCAGGGGGTGGAGCAGCACCCCTGGCTGCCCCCGCCCATGCCAAGAGCATCCCCAGTCATGACAAGCACAGATGTCCCCAGACCTGgcccagtgtcccctgggggcagGACTGCCCAGTTGAAAACTGCTGTTGTAAAACCCCCACATCCATCTCCAGGCAGACCTGGCCCTGAATGCCACAACTCCCACTGCCCTGTCAGTGTCTCTCCTTAGGGTCCTCCAGGAAACCCAAGTTCACCACGTCCAAGACCCCCTCCTGAATtgccccacacacacacaccttcccaCCACAGTCAGGGCAGCTCGATTCTCCCTCCTCTGTTCCTCCCTGGCTCTCTCACCACCACCCGTCCATCTGCAGATCCTGTGGGCAATGCCTTCAGAACACCCTGAACCTGCCCACGGCTGGCACCTCTGCAGCCCTGacccaggcccccccaccccatccctcctggACCAGCAGTGTTCCCTCATCCCTGGTCTCTTGGGGCCACCCACTGATGGTGCAAACTCCTAACGCATAAGTGAGTGGCTGCTGAGGCCACACTGACCAGGGCCTCCTGATGGGGCTACAGCCCCTCCAAAAAGCCAGACCTAAGTCTGAAGCCTGTAGAGCAGGGCCGTCTAGAACATTCTGGGAAGGGAAACACTCTGCACCTGTGCTGTTCTCCAGCGACTGTTGACCGCTTACaattaaatcaatttaaaaagaagcacACGTGGCGAGTGACCAGCACTTCGGACAGCAAGCATCTAGGTTTTATTACTGGTTTAGAGAGGACACTGGTGGGGCGGGGGCAGCAGAAGAGGCTAAAGTCCATTTGGGGATGTGATCGGCTAGATGCAAACACTGGGAGATGCTGCGGGAAACACAACAAGACTATTTGTCCAACAAACAAATCTCTAGTGTGAAAAAAAGATGGACAAGGAACCTAGAGTCGAGTGTCAAGATGTACGTTCCTGGGACAGACACTCCGTGTActccacctgcctcttgtttatagaaacgTTTCCTCCTAGTCCCTACCCAGTTTCCAGAGCATGACTCTaatcagagacatgaggaaaacagtcAAACGGGACAAAATAATAATGGTTTAGCCATCTAACAAAGTCAAagacctttagttcctccctgAGGGCGAGACGGAATATTCTGAGCCacgtcctttgagctgttttgcagaggCTGAAACcaccaccaggtggaagaagtaaACTGCATGCTGCCCCCCAGCACGTGGACCCCAAAACAATTGGAACCAGGGTGACGACGTTGACGCCTAATGacttcaccaccaaccaatccatgagctgatcacatgCCTCGCAAACCCCCTCCATCatcctgtctttaaaaacctttccctgaagcTCGCCTGGGACTTCAGATCTTTCAAGCACTAGCTTCCTGGACTCCTCGCTGGGTACCTACAATAAACGCTGCACTTTCCTTGACCACAACCCAGGGTCAGTAGACTGACTTTACTGTGCGCGGGTGAGCGGACCTGCGTTTGGTTCAGTTACAAAGAGGTTTCTACCGTCTGCCATGTCTGTGCATGTGTGATTGggatcctgattcaaacaaacCATGGTGGGAAAAAAGACAGCTGAGAAAGTGGGCCCCTGATGTTTAAGTTCCCAGAATATTCATGATGAAATGACAGGAGGCCTGGTGCGTGGATGAAACTAGCCAGGAATTGATTTTAGAACAAGGCAATGGGTTGATGCATGGTGGTCCTTGCTCCCTACTCAAGAATATGACAAAGTTTTAATTAGAAGAATGCGTACGCTGGGGCATGCCCTGCTCTgcccacagctgtccaggtctccTGGGGGAAGCTCCATCTCAGACAGAGCTGCTTTTGAGGCCTAGGTCCTCACACACCCACAGGCCCCGCACGGtctgctctgtcccctccctaccctctcttccctactctcccttcctccctctagtTGCCCCAGCCACACAGGCCTCCTCAGTGTTCCTCCAACACACCAGGCacagtcctgcctcagggcctttgcacaagctgcATCCTCTACCACATTCCTCCCTGATATCTCCATGAAAGTCACCCTGCCCTGAGGAATTCCTGATCCCCATTTGAGAAATTGTCCGTCCCCACTACTCCCTTTGTCCCCACCTGGCCTTATTTTCCTCCCTGGAACTTGATCACCATCTCGCACACCGCCCattttgcttctctctctcaGTTCTTGTTAGCAATCCCACCTGTTTTGTCCCGGCtgggtccccagctcctggcacacaCAATACGTGTTCGCAGGAGTGGATGCCTGCACTTGACTGGGTTTTGGGTGGGGACTGGGGTGAGTGGGTGGGTGACCTCCTGGCTCTGAGCCCTGAGCCCCCGCAGCTGCCCACCTTGGGGTCGTGGATGCCGGACAGCTCCTCGAACGTCTTGTCCCCGACTATGACGGCAGCCAGGTTGGCGGTGTAGCTGGACAGCACAAGCAGACAGAAGATGGCCCACAGGTTCATGAGGAGGCGGCCCGTGGGGCACTTGGGAGTCTTGCTGAATGCCGTGCGTCCAAAAAGGATGGCGTAGCAGAGGCTGAGGGCGGAGGAGTAGGAGAACACGGTGCCCCGGTTCCGGCCTCGGGGTGTGAGGCCGTAGGGGCTGCGCCACTCATAGAGAGTGAGGAAGAGCGCGGTGAGGTGCAGGGCAGCGAAGACGCCCAGCCACATGGACCAGTGCAGCGGCCACATGAAGGCGCCAATGGGCGCGGCCGTGTCCCGCGCGCGCACCATGATGCCCAGGCTGGTGGAGAAGAAGGGGCTGCTGAAGTCCACCACCTGCGAGCGCGCCGAGTTGATGCTGAAGCTGGTGACCGCCATGTGGGCCCGGCCAGCCAGCAGGTCGCCCACCAGGCCGGTCCAGCGGCCGTCCCGCAGCGCCCCGTACTTGCCATCGCCCACGATGTACAGCTGGAAGTCGAAGGGCGTGTCCTCCGCCAGGCGCTCCAGCAGGTCAATGCAGTAGCCATAGCAGCACCTGCGCAGGGCGCGGGGCACCGAGCCATTGGCCAGCGCGGCGAACAGCGCATCCAGGGCGGCCGAGTCGTTGGTGCCGGGGGCCAAGCACAGCTGCCCCGCCGGGCACTGCCCGTCCTCGTCCGTCTCGCGGGTGAACACGAACGGGTGCTCCACCAGCGTCACCACGCGCAGCTTGGGCCGCGCCCGGGAgccgggcaggggtgggggccgcGGAGCTGCGCCCCTCGGCTCCAGCTCCAGCCGCCCATCCCGCCAGCTGCCCACTGTGGCCCAGGCCGGGGCGCCCAGCGGATCCTGGCGAAGGCTCCACACACGGAAGTGCCGGGAGATGTGCACCTGTGAGAAGCTGGTCACCCACACCGGCCCCGTGTGGCCCCGGAAGGACGTGTTGGCTAGGAacctggggtgggatgggggtgcaTCAGGGCGGTGGAGGGATCCGCGGGCCAAGCTCAGATCCCTCCGCCTCGCCTCCCtgagacacacctggccctgggtcTCAGGGATGCTGCTGTGCCCCACTCCAGATCCCCTTCCCAGCTGGAGCACCCATGCCCTGGAGGTTGTGACGACGGCCCCGCCCGAAGCCAAGCCGAGGGCTGATTGCCCAGTTCAAATGCCCAGGTGGGGCTGTCTGCCCCCGGGGTGCTATCCACCTGCCAGAACCCCCCAGGATCAAGTGGAGATGCTTCCGCAGGCCTCACCcattccctcccctgccctgcctgctTCTCCCAGACACCCCTGCCCCCAAAATCCCCTTCTTGGGCTCTGCTTTCCCCCACGATGGACAAACTGCCTGGCTTCTGAGGGCACAACGCCTGGCATACAGCAAGTGCCCAATAACGTTGCCTTTTGCCACCCACAGTCAGAGGTGCCTTCCTGCAGCGGCGTCTGCGCTCACCGTGCCAAGAAGCGACCTGAGGACTCAGGCTCGGCCGGCTGCAGGTCATTGCAGTTGAccatggtggggaggagggcacgCTCCGGCTGCACACGGGCTGCATTGCCCAGCGCTCGGGCCACTAGTTCCACCGCGTCGTGGATGGCAGCCTCCAGTGGGGGCCGAGCCACCTCGCCCAGTGCCAGCAGCCCAGGCGGCAGGCCCTCGGTGGGCAGGGCCTTGGCGGGCAGTGGCGTGCCCAGCAGCCAGCGGGGCCCGGGAGGCGCGACCTGCAGCACCTGACGGGCCCGGGTGGCGTCACAGCCCAGGAGTACTGCGATGGGTACCGGGGCTGTGCCCCGCGCCGACACACCCAGTGGGGCCAGGCGTGCCTGCAGCCCTTCACTATCGCCCGTGTCCGGCCGGCTTAGGTCCAGCACCAACGTCGGGTCCCGGCCTGCCCGGCTTGTCCAGAGGGCCACCAGGCTGCTGGGGTTCCGCATGCGGCAGAGCACCAGGCCAACGTCCTCCCAGGTGTGCGCCCGCAGCACAGACACCAGCACGTCAAGCAGTGTCTCCAGGGGGCTGGCCCAGTCCAGCTGCAGGTGAAACGGATTCTGGCAGAGAGGTGGTCACAGTTAGGGCTGGCAACCTCAATGTCCCATCATACTCTTCCCAGCCCCatcagcagatgctcaataaatacatgtCACCTTGGTGACTGGACCTCATGCCTGCTTCTTCCCAGTCTCACCCCTGCTCTACACCATCTTGTGGCTCCCCATTGCCAGCAGCACAAAGCCCAGCCCTGGCCTGAGGATCAGGGCCTGTTCCCTTGGTTCCAGTCACCCTGAGGCTTTCTGAATTCTCCAGCTGGAATACCTTTTGCCATTTATTGCCAGCCAACTCCTAcacatccttcaaaacccagctctCCTACCTCTCCTCTATTCAGACTTCCCAGTCAAGCCAGGGACTGAGGGGCTCCTTCTGTACCCCATGGCACCCAGAAAGTTCTCCTGGAAATGTTTTGAGTGTGAGAAGGATAAGAGAGCTTTGCCAGACATCTAAGGCAGGACATCAAAGGCAGGCAGTGTTGTCCGGGTGGGGTCAGGGTGCCGAGTGTTGGAGGACAAGCTGGGGGCTGCTGCTCAGTCCTGGGCGGGGCCCACGCCAGCACCCCGCAAAAGGCTGACAGTTCCAACTACAGGGGTGCAGTTCCTAGAATCAGCTGCAGAGGGTGGCATAGGCCTGGATTTGGGTCCTGCATCTCTCCCATAGGGAGGGGTCAGGGACAAGGAGGATTAAAGCGACCCAAAAACTTCAGGAAAAAGACCTCAAGAAAAGGAAGTCCT of Vicugna pacos chromosome 22, VicPac4, whole genome shotgun sequence contains these proteins:
- the GRIN3B gene encoding glutamate receptor ionotropic, NMDA 3B, whose product is MEFVRALWLVLALALGPGPSGSHPQPCGVLAHLGGSVRLGALLPRAPAARARVRAALARAALAPRLPHNLSLELVAAVLPARDPASLARGLCQALAAPGVAAVLAFPEARPELLQLHFLAAATETPVLSVLRREARSPLGAPNPFHLQLDWASPLETLLDVLVSVLRAHTWEDVGLVLCRMRNPSSLVALWTSRAGRDPTLVLDLSRPDTGDSEGLQARLAPLGVSARGTAPVPIAVLLGCDATRARQVLQVAPPGPRWLLGTPLPAKALPTEGLPPGLLALGEVARPPLEAAIHDAVELVARALGNAARVQPERALLPTMVNCNDLQPAEPESSGRFLARFLANTSFRGHTGPVWVTSFSQVHISRHFRVWSLRQDPLGAPAWATVGSWRDGRLELEPRGAAPRPPPLPGSRARPKLRVVTLVEHPFVFTRETDEDGQCPAGQLCLAPGTNDSAALDALFAALANGSVPRALRRCCYGYCIDLLERLAEDTPFDFQLYIVGDGKYGALRDGRWTGLVGDLLAGRAHMAVTSFSINSARSQVVDFSSPFFSTSLGIMVRARDTAAPIGAFMWPLHWSMWLGVFAALHLTALFLTLYEWRSPYGLTPRGRNRGTVFSYSSALSLCYAILFGRTAFSKTPKCPTGRLLMNLWAIFCLLVLSSYTANLAAVIVGDKTFEELSGIHDPKLHHLAQGFRFGTVWESSAEAYIKKSFPEMHAHMRRHSAPTTPQGVAMLKSDPPRLNAFIMDKALLDYEVSIDADCRLLTVGKPFAIEGYGIGLPQNSPLTSNLSEFISRYKSSGFIDLLHDKWYKMVPCGKRILAVTETLQMGIHHFSGLFVLLCLGLGSALLSSLGEHVCYHLALPRIRRGNRLQYWLHTSQRIHRALNAEPPKEQEPEPEPRDPEETRRDMLAAPAGPGSWTRVHQVVARERHVRFLLEPAVAADPPDVDVGEARLPGDPIRFCPNGRVPTELPSEGPHPGELEELERHIEGARERLRQALVRHGELLAQLGDGAGEQPCHPLQACVESTGAAQ